The Quercus robur chromosome 7, dhQueRobu3.1, whole genome shotgun sequence genome has a segment encoding these proteins:
- the LOC126691664 gene encoding probable histone H2B.3 isoform X3, with the protein MAPTKAEKKPAEKKPVAAEKAPAKAEKKISKEGGSDSKKKKKVKKSIETYKIYLFKVLKQVHPDIGVSSKAMGIMNSFINYIFEKLAQESSRLARYNKKPTITSREIQTAVRLVLPGELAKHAVSEGTKAVTKFTSS; encoded by the coding sequence ATGGCACCCACAAAGGCAGAGAAGAAGCCAGCGGAGAAGAAGCCAGTGGCGGCGGAGAAAGCTCCGGCGAAGGCCGAGAAGAAGATCTCGAAGGAAGGCGGTAGCGattcgaagaagaagaagaaggtcaAGAAAAGCATCGAGACTTACAAGATCTACCTCTTCAAGGTTCTCAAACAGGTTCACCCCGATATTGGGGTTTCGAGCAAGGCTATGGGGATCATGAACAGCTTCATCAACTATATCTTCGAGAAGCTCGCCCAGGAGTCATCGCGATTGGCTCGGTACAACAAGAAGCCCACGATCACGTCTCGGGAGATTCAGACTGCGGTGCGTTTGGTGTTGCCTGGTGAGTTGGCTAAGCACGCTGTCTCtgaaggaaccaaggctgtcaCCAAGTTTACTAGTTCTTGA